The following proteins are co-located in the Syngnathus scovelli strain Florida chromosome 5, RoL_Ssco_1.2, whole genome shotgun sequence genome:
- the suz12b gene encoding polycomb protein suz12-B isoform X1: MPSARNSGHIMSGAGYKANGAVYPASSAMLNSVKKPKMEQIQADHELFLQAFEKPTQIYRFLRTRNLIAPIFLHRTLTFMSHRNGRSNAKRKAFKVDTVLQTVEKMKGEQESPSLSSHLQLTFTGFFHKDEKPSQNSENEQNSVSLEVLLVKVCHKKRKDVSCPVKQVPTGKKQVPLNPDSQHSKLASCPSLVVSSNEFEPSNIHMVKSYSLLFRVSRTGRRDANGLPNGEANENIDVRDAQSRKKRNSSPKDEGDTTETYVAQMTVFDKNRRLQLLDGEYEVSMQGMQDSPVSKKRATWETILDGKRLPPFETFSQGPTLQFTLRWSGEASGKSTAPVAKPLATRNSDTHGPVETRTSHHRATPFAVKEAVSTDIHARNEPVPCEPRQKLRIFYQFLYNNNTRQQTEARDDLHCPWCTLNCSKLYSLLKHLKLSHSRFIFNYVPHPKGARIDVSINECYDGSYVGNPQDIHSQPGFAFSRNGPVKRTAVTHILVCRPKRTKPSLSEFLELEDGELEPQRTYVSGHNRLYFHSDSCMPLRPQEMEVDSEDERDPEWLREKTATQLDEFTDVNEGEKEVMKLWNLHVMQNGFIADNQMNQAIMLFVEDCGAHIVRRNLCRNFLLHLVSMHDFNLVGTATIDRAMTRLKQIQEDLPEDAEERQERALLAAAGTCNGNAPSPGAGKQGKRTKSALTD; this comes from the exons ATGCCATCCGCCAGG AATTCCGGCCACATTATGAGCGGGGCGGGTTACAAAGCGAACGGCGCCGTGTACCCCGCCTCGTCGGCGATGTTGAACTCCGTGAAGAAGCCGAAGATGGAGCAGATTCAGGCCGACCATGAGCTTTTCTTGCAGGCCTTCGAAA AGCCGACACAGATATACAGATTCCTTCGCACCAGGAACTTGATTGCA CCGATATTTTTGCACAGGACTCTCACCTTCATGTCCCATAGAAATGGTCGCTCAAATGCCAAAAG GAAAGCATTCAAAGTCGATACCGTGTTACAaactgtggagaagatgaagggagAGCAGGAATCTCCCAG CTTGTCATCACATCTGCAGTTAACCTTCACTGGGTTCTTCCATAAGGATG AAAAGCCATCTCAGAACTCGGAGAATGAGCAAAATTCTGTCTCCTTGGAGGTGCTACTTGTCAAAGTCTGCCATAAAAAACGCAAG GATGTCAGCTGCCCGGTTAAGCAAGTGCCTACAGGTAAAAAGCAGGTGCCTTTGAATCCTGACAGCCAGCACAGCAAGCTGGCTTCCTGTCCCTCCTTAGTGGTGTCCAGCAACGAGTTTGAGCCTAGCAACATCCACATGGTCAAATCGTACTCGCTCCTCTTCAGGGTGTCGCGCACGGGCCGGAGGGACGCCAATGGCCTGCCCAACGGTGAAGCTAACGAGAACATTG ATGTGAGAGATGCTCAAAGTAGAAAGAAGAGGAATTCCTCTCCGAAGGACGAAGGGGACACAACCGAGACATATGTTGCTCAAATGACAGTCTTTGATAAGAACAG ACGGTTGCAGTTGCTGGATGGAGAGTATGAGGTGTCCATGCAGGGAATGCAGGACAGCCCCGTGAGCAAGAAGCGAGCCACGTGGGAGACGATTCTCGACGGCAAG AGGCTGCCACCGTTTGAAACATTTTCTCAGGGACCCACGTTGCAATTCACtctgcgctggagcggcgaggcCAGTGGGAAGTCCACGGCCCCTGTCGCAAAACCTCTGGCTACTCGAAACTCTGACACCCATGGCCCCGTGGAGACCAGGACTAGTCACCACAGAGCAACACCTTTCG CAGTGAAAGAGGCAGTCAGCACAGACATCCATGCGAGGAACGAACCCGTCCCGTGcgagccgcgtcaaaagttacggATATTTTATCAG TTCCTGTACAACAACAATACGCGGCAACAGACAGAGGCGAGGGACGACCTTCACTGTCCTTGGTGCACGCTGAACTGCAGCAAGCTCTACAGCCTCCTCAAACACCTCAAACTCTCCCACTCGCGCTTCATCTTCAACTATGTG CCTCACCCCAAAGGAGCGAGGATAGACGTGTCCATCAACGAGTGTTACGATGGCTCATACGTTGGCAATCCTCAGGACATCCACAGTCAACCGGGCTTTGCTTTCAGCCGCAACGGCCCCGTCAAGAGGACCGCTGTCACTCACATTTTGGTTTGCAG GCCCAAGAGGACCAAGCCAAGCCTGTCCGAGTTTCTGGAGTTGGAGGACGGCGAGTTGGAGCCGCAACGGACCTATGTGAGCGGACACAACCGTCTCTACTTCCACAGTGACAGCTGCATGCCGCTGCGACCCCAGGAGATGGAAGTGGACAGCGAGGATGAGCGGGACCCCGAGTGGCTCCGAGAGAAAACGGCAACG CAACTGGATGAGTTCACCGATGTCAACGAAGGGGAGAAGGAGGTTATGAAGCTATGGAACCTTCATGTCATGCAGAACGG GTTCATAGCCGACAACCAAATGAACCAGGCTATCATGCTGTTCGTGGAGGACTGCGGCGCGCACATTGTTCGCCGCAACCTCTGCCGCAACTTCCTCCTGCACCTGGTGAGCATGCACGACTTCAACCTGGTAGGCACGGCCACCATCGACCGGGCCATGACGCGCCTGAAGCAGATCCAGGAGGATCTCCCCGAGGATGCCGAAGAGCGGCAGGAACGTGCGCTCCTCGCAGCGGCGGGGACCTGCAACGGCAACGCGCCGTCCCCCGGTGCGGGGAAGCAGGGCAAGAGGACAAAAAGCGCTCTCACAGACTGA
- the utp6 gene encoding U3 small nucleolar RNA-associated protein 6 homolog, translating into MAEIVQQRIEDRIPELEQLERVGLFTKKEVKAIIKRATSLEYKLHRLIINKDDFIGYIQYEINVLELIKKRRAHIRYHFKREEIEFPIIQRINSVFKRATNKWKDDVQLWLSHVAFCKKWGTKAQLSKVFSAMLAIHPDKPALWIMAAKSELEEKNSSENARHLFLRALRFHPGNKKIYQEYFRMELLHCEKLRKRKAELEQAQIDVGKDEFSPEILSGKLAMVVYNDATDKNKDAEFVISLLNIASIFDFTKDFQEVIFQDLQTKFLADSVTWDFLAKRELEAQWEGEVLRTAKGRASEVDRREAECCRVYEKGLGIINTESMWTTYVTFCLERVKRKTNVQELKDKRQERLLGLLQRAHDSSLLREDFYKNWTQILLLSGDEEGAARIAVAATQRYSQSVSAWSTALQTLVQLGKDDVGPLFRDALTHIHPKESLPIWRLQVQWSLVKQNPEETEAIFKRGLSSAVEAVAMEMKEGYVDWSYSTGGYKKARKTFKSLQENRPLSKLFFTKMIHIEKEQETPKMNNLRDYYERVLQEFGFSDEDLWLEYIQEEMGPLGQPENCSKIHWRAMKFLEGESVERFISKFTLLQTGHL; encoded by the exons ATGGCAGAGATCGTTCAGCAGCGGATCGAGGACAGAATACCGGAGTTGGAGCAATTGGAAAGAGTGGGACTATTCACTAAGAAAGAAGTCAA AGCTATCATCAAAAGGGCAACATCACTGGAGTACAAACTCCACAGGCTGATAATCAATAAAGATGACTTCATAGGATACATACAG TATGAAATCAACGTCCTGGAGTTGATCAAGAAGAGGAGAGCG CATATACGCTACCATTTTAAGAGAGAAGAAATCGAGTTTCCCATCATACAAAGAATCAACAGTGTCTTCAAAAGGGCCACAAACAAGTGGAAG GATGATGTGCAGCTTTGGCTCTCGCATGTCGCCTTTTGTAAGAAATGG GGCACGAAGGCGCAGCTCAGCAAGGTGTTTTCAGCAATGCTGGCCATCCACCCTGATAAACCAG CACTTTGGATCATGGCAGCCAAGAGCGAGCTGGAAGAGAAGAATTCCTCAGAAAATGCCCGACATTTGTTCCTCAGGGCTCTACGCTTCCACCCGGGCAACAAAAAGATCTACCAGGAG TACTTCCGCATGGAGCTGTTACACTGTGAGAAATTGCGGAAGCGGAAGGCTGAGCTGGAGCAAGCTCAGATCGACGTT GGTAAAGATGAGTTTTCTCCAGAGATCCTTAGCGGGAAACTCGCCATGGTTGTGTACAATGACGCCACAGACAAAAACAAAG ACGCAGAGTTTGTCATCTCACTCCTCAACATCGCATCCATTTTTGACTTCACCAAAGACTTCCAAGAGGTCATCTTTCAGGA CTTGCAAACCAAATTCCTTGCTGATAGCGTGACATGGGACTTCTTAGCCAAAAGGGAGCTGGAGGCTCAGTGGGAGGGGGAGGTTCTCCGGACCGCCAAGGGCCGTGCTTCCGAGGTCGACCGAAGAGAGGCTGAATGCTGTCGGGTCTACGAGAAAGGACTCGGAATCATCAACACCG AATCCATGTGGACCACCTATGTCACCTTCTGTCTGGAGAGGGTGAAAAGGAAGACAAATGTTCAAGAGTTGAAAGACAAA AGACAAGAGAGGCTGCTGGGACTTCTGCAGCGCGCCCACGACTCATCACTGCTGAGGGAGGATTTCTACAAGAACTGG ACGCAGATCCTGCTTTTGTCGGGAGATGAAGAGGGCGCAGCCCGCATCGCCGTAGCAGCCACGCAGCGCTACAGCCAATCCGTGTCGGCGTGGAGCACGGCCTTGCAGACGCTGGTTCAGTTGGGGAAAGATGACGTCGGACCGCTGTTCCGGGATGCGCTCACGCACATTCATCCCAAG GAAAGCTTACCAATTTGGAGGCTGCAGGTCCAGTGGAGCTTAGTCAAGCAGAACCCAGAGGAGACGGAGGCCATTTTCAAG AGAGGTCTGTCCTCCGCGGTGGAGGCAGTTGCTATGGAGATGAAAGAGGGCTATGTTGATTGGTCATATTCCACTGGGGGCTACAAGAAAGCGAGAAAGACTTTCAAAAG TTTACAGGAAAACCGGCCTCTATCTAAACTTTTCTTCACCAAAATGATACACATCGAGAAAGAACAG GAGACCCCAAAGATGAACAATCTGAGGGACTACTACGAGAGGGTCTTGCAAGAATTTGGATTCTCTGATGAAG ATCTGTGGCTGGAGTACATCCAGGAGGAGATGGGGCCCCTTGGCCAGCCAGAGAACTGCAGCAAGATCCACTGGAGAGCCATGAAGTTTCTGGAAGGTGAAAGCGTGGAGAGGTTCATCTCCAAATTTACGCTCCTGCAGACTGGGCACCTCTGA
- the tefm gene encoding transcription elongation factor, mitochondrial produces MWVVRRVLSSVAHSRQYIGHPGLFRYPRPGSPSDMELRYLQCTCCWRSRIPVAGFENLNSTISPPCEEDDDGEGPAAPLDACYSSEQRDAILTLLNNASLTELAGVKLLRGRKSANIVEYRSKHGPFKTLESVVNVPLLKHKSALVVFESILNPGKRKRVRIQLAKFIRPEVDRSWLEDANSIVSLVCATNRIAWAHVGRGMSVMDWQHLDCPNFLKGTYMASSYLNDVSAVVSLLPSADFYIIEKPSISVQNTALFPVMAHLRAVEAMLFALLEPRNFPQDTNIPPRVLNMMRTAVGRHFGLMVGESRTSGAQVVRRLMTESVTQKMPRINFPPELLVKYRNWFQMSSRRGGGEELCDALLQALAFYELLSKSSA; encoded by the exons ATGTGGGTCGTCAGGCGAGTGTTGTCGTCTGTTGCCCATAGCC GTCAGTATATTGGTCACCCAGGGTTGTTCCGCTACCCGCGACCAGGTTCCCCCTCCGATATGGAGCTGCGCTACCTTCAGTGCACGTGCTGCTGGAGGAGCAGAATCCCAGTGGCGGGATTCGAGAACCTCAACAGCACCATCTCACCACCCTGCGAAGAGGATGATGACGGCGAGGGGCCCGCCGCTCCTCTCGATGCCTGCTACTCCTCGGAGCAACGCGACGCCATCCTTACGTTGCTCAACAACGCCTCGCTCACCGAGCTGGCGGGCGTCAAGCTCCTCCGAGGGCGTAAGTCGGCCAACATCGTGGAGTACCGGAGCAAACACGGCCCCTTTAAGACACTGGAGAGCGTGGTTAACGTGCCGCTGCTGAAGCACAAGAGCGCCCTTGTGGTGTTTGAGTCCATCCTCAACCCGGGGAAGAGGAAGAGGGTGCGCATCCAGCTCGCAAAGTTTATCAGGCCTGAGGTGGACAGGTCCTGGCTGGAG GATGCCAATTCCATCGTTTCACTCGTGTGCGCCACTAATCGAATAGCGTGGGCACACGTGGGCCGAGGGATGAGCGTCATGGACTGGCAGCACCTCGATTGTCCAAACTTCCTAAAGGGCACCTACATGGCGTCGTCATACTTAAACGAC GTGTCAGCGGTGGTGTCCCTCCTCCCTTCGGCGGACTTTTACATCATCGAGAAGCCCTCCATTTCAGTGCAGAACACGGCGCTGTTCCCAGTCATGGCGCACTTGAGGGcggtggaggccatgttgtttgCGCTCCTGGAGCCCAGAAACTTCCCACAGGACACCAACATTCCTCCCAG AGTTCTAAACATGATGCGGACCGCCGTGGGACGCCACTTCGGACTCATGGTGGGCGAGTCACGGACTAGCGGGGCGCAGGTGGTGCGGCGGCTGATGACGGAGTCCGTGACGCAGAAGATGCCACGGATCAACTTCCCGCCAGAGCTGCTGGTCAAATACAGGAACTGGTTCCAGATGAGCAGCAGAAGAGGCGGAGGAGAAGAGCTCTGCGACGCTCTGCTGCAAGCGCTGGCTTTTTACGAGCTGCTCAGCAAATCCTCTGCTTAG
- the suz12b gene encoding polycomb protein suz12-B isoform X2, which translates to MPSARNSGHIMSGAGYKANGAVYPASSAMLNSVKKPKMEQIQADHELFLQAFEKPTQIYRFLRTRNLIAPIFLHRTLTFMSHRNGRSNAKRKAFKVDTVLQTVEKMKGEQESPSLSSHLQLTFTGFFHKDEKPSQNSENEQNSVSLEVLLVKVCHKKRKDVSCPVKQVPTGKKQVPLNPDSQHSKLASCPSLVVSSNEFEPSNIHMVKSYSLLFRVSRTGRRDANGLPNGEANENIDVRDAQSRKKRNSSPKDEGDTTETYVAQMTVFDKNRRLQLLDGEYEVSMQGMQDSPVSKKRATWETILDGKRLPPFETFSQGPTLQFTLRWSGEASGKSTAPVAKPLATRNSDTHGPVETRTSHHRATPFVKEAVSTDIHARNEPVPCEPRQKLRIFYQFLYNNNTRQQTEARDDLHCPWCTLNCSKLYSLLKHLKLSHSRFIFNYVPHPKGARIDVSINECYDGSYVGNPQDIHSQPGFAFSRNGPVKRTAVTHILVCRPKRTKPSLSEFLELEDGELEPQRTYVSGHNRLYFHSDSCMPLRPQEMEVDSEDERDPEWLREKTATQLDEFTDVNEGEKEVMKLWNLHVMQNGFIADNQMNQAIMLFVEDCGAHIVRRNLCRNFLLHLVSMHDFNLVGTATIDRAMTRLKQIQEDLPEDAEERQERALLAAAGTCNGNAPSPGAGKQGKRTKSALTD; encoded by the exons ATGCCATCCGCCAGG AATTCCGGCCACATTATGAGCGGGGCGGGTTACAAAGCGAACGGCGCCGTGTACCCCGCCTCGTCGGCGATGTTGAACTCCGTGAAGAAGCCGAAGATGGAGCAGATTCAGGCCGACCATGAGCTTTTCTTGCAGGCCTTCGAAA AGCCGACACAGATATACAGATTCCTTCGCACCAGGAACTTGATTGCA CCGATATTTTTGCACAGGACTCTCACCTTCATGTCCCATAGAAATGGTCGCTCAAATGCCAAAAG GAAAGCATTCAAAGTCGATACCGTGTTACAaactgtggagaagatgaagggagAGCAGGAATCTCCCAG CTTGTCATCACATCTGCAGTTAACCTTCACTGGGTTCTTCCATAAGGATG AAAAGCCATCTCAGAACTCGGAGAATGAGCAAAATTCTGTCTCCTTGGAGGTGCTACTTGTCAAAGTCTGCCATAAAAAACGCAAG GATGTCAGCTGCCCGGTTAAGCAAGTGCCTACAGGTAAAAAGCAGGTGCCTTTGAATCCTGACAGCCAGCACAGCAAGCTGGCTTCCTGTCCCTCCTTAGTGGTGTCCAGCAACGAGTTTGAGCCTAGCAACATCCACATGGTCAAATCGTACTCGCTCCTCTTCAGGGTGTCGCGCACGGGCCGGAGGGACGCCAATGGCCTGCCCAACGGTGAAGCTAACGAGAACATTG ATGTGAGAGATGCTCAAAGTAGAAAGAAGAGGAATTCCTCTCCGAAGGACGAAGGGGACACAACCGAGACATATGTTGCTCAAATGACAGTCTTTGATAAGAACAG ACGGTTGCAGTTGCTGGATGGAGAGTATGAGGTGTCCATGCAGGGAATGCAGGACAGCCCCGTGAGCAAGAAGCGAGCCACGTGGGAGACGATTCTCGACGGCAAG AGGCTGCCACCGTTTGAAACATTTTCTCAGGGACCCACGTTGCAATTCACtctgcgctggagcggcgaggcCAGTGGGAAGTCCACGGCCCCTGTCGCAAAACCTCTGGCTACTCGAAACTCTGACACCCATGGCCCCGTGGAGACCAGGACTAGTCACCACAGAGCAACACCTTTCG TGAAAGAGGCAGTCAGCACAGACATCCATGCGAGGAACGAACCCGTCCCGTGcgagccgcgtcaaaagttacggATATTTTATCAG TTCCTGTACAACAACAATACGCGGCAACAGACAGAGGCGAGGGACGACCTTCACTGTCCTTGGTGCACGCTGAACTGCAGCAAGCTCTACAGCCTCCTCAAACACCTCAAACTCTCCCACTCGCGCTTCATCTTCAACTATGTG CCTCACCCCAAAGGAGCGAGGATAGACGTGTCCATCAACGAGTGTTACGATGGCTCATACGTTGGCAATCCTCAGGACATCCACAGTCAACCGGGCTTTGCTTTCAGCCGCAACGGCCCCGTCAAGAGGACCGCTGTCACTCACATTTTGGTTTGCAG GCCCAAGAGGACCAAGCCAAGCCTGTCCGAGTTTCTGGAGTTGGAGGACGGCGAGTTGGAGCCGCAACGGACCTATGTGAGCGGACACAACCGTCTCTACTTCCACAGTGACAGCTGCATGCCGCTGCGACCCCAGGAGATGGAAGTGGACAGCGAGGATGAGCGGGACCCCGAGTGGCTCCGAGAGAAAACGGCAACG CAACTGGATGAGTTCACCGATGTCAACGAAGGGGAGAAGGAGGTTATGAAGCTATGGAACCTTCATGTCATGCAGAACGG GTTCATAGCCGACAACCAAATGAACCAGGCTATCATGCTGTTCGTGGAGGACTGCGGCGCGCACATTGTTCGCCGCAACCTCTGCCGCAACTTCCTCCTGCACCTGGTGAGCATGCACGACTTCAACCTGGTAGGCACGGCCACCATCGACCGGGCCATGACGCGCCTGAAGCAGATCCAGGAGGATCTCCCCGAGGATGCCGAAGAGCGGCAGGAACGTGCGCTCCTCGCAGCGGCGGGGACCTGCAACGGCAACGCGCCGTCCCCCGGTGCGGGGAAGCAGGGCAAGAGGACAAAAAGCGCTCTCACAGACTGA